The genomic region GCCGCAGCAACCGATTCTATAAAGAGTGGGACGCCATCGCTCGCGACCGCGACACCTTCACCCAGTGGCTTGACGATAACGTCTTTAACGCTGTCCAAAATCATGCAGGGGAGAACAGCTAATGAGTTTCGAATATACCTCTTCTGAAATGATGTCGGTGACCGCTGCACGGGCACTGGAAAATGGCATGACCTGCTTTGTGGGTATTGGCCTGCCCTCGGAAGCCGCCAATCTGGCACGTCTGACCCACGCCCCGGATGTGGTGCTGATTTATGAGTCAGGCACGCTGCAAACCAAACCTGCGATTCTGCCGCTTTCCATCGGCGACGGTGAACTGTGTGAGTCGGCGCTGACCACCGTGGCGGTGCCGGAGATGTTCCGCTACTGGCTGCAGGGCGGCAAAATCAACGTCGGCTTTTTAGGCACCGCGCAAATCGACCGTTTTGCTAATTTGAATACCACGCTGATTGGTGATTACAAAGCGCCTAAAGTTCGCCTGCCGGGCGGCGGCGGCGCACCGGAAATCGCCACCAACGCCGGTGAAGTCTTTATCACCCTGAAGCACTCCAAGCGCGCCTTTGTAAAAGATGTCGACTTCGTCACCACGCTAGGCTTTGGCCGCGACGGCAAAGGGCGCGATAACGTGCCCAATATCGGCAAAGGCCCCACCCGGGTGATCACCGACCTGTGCGTGATGAAGCCCGATCCTGAGACCAAAGAACTGGTGGTGGTATCGCTGCACCCGGGCGTAACCCGCGAAGACGTCATTGACGCGACCGGTTGGGAAGTGCGCTTTGCCGAGCAGCTTGAAAGCACGCCTGAACCAAGTGCCAATGAGCTTGAAATTCTGCGTGAGCTAAAAGCGCGCACCGAGCGGGCCCACGCGGGCGCATAAGGATTCTGTTATGAGTGATGTTGTTATGAGAGACGTCTTTCTTTGTCATCCCCGCCGCACGGCGGTGGGTCGTTTCGGCGGCACCCTGGCCAGCGTTCGCCCGGACGATTTCGCCGCGAGCATCTTTAAAGCCGTACTGGCGGAAGCACCGGATCTCGACCCCGCGGCCATTGAAGAAGTGTTTATGGGCTGCGCCAACCAGGCCGGTGAAGATAACCGCAACGTAGCGCGTATGTCGTCGCTGCTGGCGGGCCTTCCCACCTCGGTGCCCGGCACCACCATGAACCGCCTGTGCGGTTCGGGTATGGATGCAGTCGGCACGGCGTTTCGCGCCATTAAAGCCGGTGAGATGGAACTGGCGCTGGCGGGCGGCGTGGAATCCATGTCCCGTGCGCCCTACGTAATGGGCAAGGCCGATAGCGCCTTTGCCCGCACACAAAAAATCGAAGACACCACCATTGGCTGGCGCTTGATCAACCCGCTAATGAAGAAAGCCTTTGGGGTCGACTCCATGCCGGAAACGGCAGAAAACGTCGCCGAGCAGTTCAGCATTTCCCGCGAAGACCAGGACGCCTTTGCGCTGCGCTCCCAGCAGAAAGCAGCGGCTGCCCAAAAGGCCGGGCGTTTTGCCCAAGAGATTACGGCGATTGAGATCCCGCGCCGCAAGCAGGAAGCGCTGATCTTTGATACCGATGAGCACCTGCGGGAAACCACCCTTGAGAAGCTGGCGGGTTTGCCCACGCCTTTCCGCGCAGGCGGTAGCGTAACCGCGGGCAACGCCTCGGGTGTCAACGACGGGGCGGCGGCGATGCTGGTGGCCAGCGAAGCGGCGGTTAAGCAGCATGGTCTTAAACCGATGGCGAAAGTCATCGGCATGGCTACGGCAGGCGTTGAGCCGCGCATTATGGGCTATGGCCCGGTACCGGCCGTGCAGAAGCTGCTTAAGCGTACCGGCATTTCCATGGATGATATCGACGTATTTGAGTTCAACGAAGCGTTTGCCGCCCAGGCGCTGGCCTGTATGCGCGACTTGGGCCTTAAAGACGATGACCCCCGCGTGAACCCCAACGGCGGCGCGATTGCGCTAGGCCACCCGCTAGGCATGTCCGGTGCGCGTCTGTTAATGACCGCCGCTCATGAGCTGCAAAACAGCGGCAAGCGCTACGCGCTATGTACCATGTGCGTGGGTGTGGGCCAAGGTATCGCCACGCTGATTGAGCGGGTTTAACGGAGGCTTTATGGCATTTTATAGCATCAATGGGCGCAGTGTGGCTTACCGCCTGCTCGGCGCAGAAGTGAACCCGCTGGTCGTACTGGCGCACCCGTTGGGGATGAGTCAGGCCGTATGGGATGACGTGATTCCCGCGCTGCTGCCCCGCTACCGGGTGCTGACCTGGGATCTTCCCGGCCACGGTGCCAGCCAGGCGGTTAGTGGGGAGCAAATCACCCCTGCTGATCTAGCGGCGGAGGCATTGGCGCTGGTCGAGCTTGCAGGCGCGCAGCGCTTTCATTTCGCCGGTACATCGATTGGCGGTGTGGTGGGCCAACAGCTTATAGCCGAGCATAGCGATCGCCTGCTCTCCGCTACGTTGACCAATACCGGCGCGGTGATCGGCAACCCGGATCTATGGAATACCCGTGCCGATCGCGTGCGCCATGAAGGCTTGATGGCGATGTCTCAAGAGATCGTGCCGCGCTGGTTTGCCCCAGCAGCCTTTGAGGAAAGCCCCGCGCTGAAAGCGGGCTGGTGTACACAGATGGGCCGAGGTGACGATGAGTCCTACGCTCAGCTGTGTGAAATGCTGGGCCGCGATACCTTCACGGGCAAATTAGCGGCGAAGAACGCCAAGGTACAGCTGTTTGGCGGTAGCGAAGATATGGCAACGCCGCCAGCGACCCTGGAAGCACTGGCTGCTGAACTGGACGGCGCACCGCTGGAGATTGTTGACGGCGTAGGGCACGTGCCTTCCGTGGAAGCCCCGGTGCTGTTCGCGCAAAAGCTTCTTGCGGTGTTGGCAACTGATTTAGGTGATGTGGCGAACCACGGCGTGGCTTACGCCACCGGCCTTGAGACCCGCAAACAGGTATTGGGAGAGGAGCATGTAGCGCGCTCCACCGCCAATGCCAACAGCCTGGATGCGCCTTTCCAGCAGATGATCACCCGCCTGGCCTGGGGCGAGCTGTGGAGCAACGACGACTTAACCCGCCGCGAGCGCAGCATGATCACCACCGGGATTCTCGCCGCCCTCGGCCGTGAAGAGCTAACACTGCACCTAAAAACCGCTCAACGGATTGGGCTGTCAGAAGCTGAGCTGCGCCAAGTGCTGATGCACGTAGCGATTTACGGCGGCGTTCCGGCAGCCAATCATGCCTTTGCCCTCGCCAAAGAGCTGGGCTGGGGCGAGTCGTTTCGCTAACCCTCGCGGCGGGTGTACTGACACGCTATCCTCATAACCTTAAGGTTATGAGGATTTTTTTATGCTGAACGCACGGATTAAGCTGCGTCATCTACAGGCGTTTCTTGAGGTGGCGCGCCTGCGCAGTTTTGCCCGCGCCGCTGAGCGGCTCTCCATCAGCCAACCGGGTATCTCTAAAACTATCCGCGAACTGGAAGATACGCTTGCCGTTTCACTGTTTGAGCGCACGCCGCTTGGCGTTTCCCTCAGCCAAGCAGGGCTTACGCTACTGCGCCATGCGGGTCCGGCAGTACGTGCCCTGGAAGAGGGCGTAGATGCCCTCCAGTCACAGCAAAAAGGTGCCGACTGGCTGCGTATTGGGGCACTTTCTACCGTGGAGAGCCAGTTAGTGCCTGAGGCGCTGCGGCGCTGGCAAGCCAATACCATGACCGAACGGGGCGCGCAGGTAGTGACGGGTACCAGCGCCTTTTTGCTTTCCCGCTTGCGCCGTGGGGAGCTGGATATCGTGGTCGGACGAATGACCGAGGCCCGAGAGATCAACGACCTGAGCTTTGAGCACCTCTACTACGAACGCCTCCAACTGGTCGTCCGCCATGATCATCCCCTCTTGGCGTTGCCAACGCTCACTGCCGAGAGCATCAGCAACTACCCTTGGGTTGTCCCGCCGCCGCAAACCACGCTGCGCCATCAAGTCGATAGTTTCTGTGTTCGCCACGCCATTGCAGTGCCCGCTCAGCGCATTGAGACGCTTTCACTGGCACTTGGCCAACGCTATGCGCTGAGCGGCGATGCTATTTGGATAGCGCCTGAAGAAGCAGTACGCATCGCAATAGACCGCGGTGAGCTGTGCGAACTGGCGCTGCCCTTGGAACTGCATGGCGGCTCCGTTGGGTTATGTAGCAATCGCTCACTGCTTCCCACGCTTGCCGCTGAGGCGTTTTGCGAAGCGTTGCGTGAAGTCGCGGCTGACGTAGTGGTAGGGCATCGGGATAAAAGCCATAACCCATAGGTTATGAAGGTGGGATAAGTTATCAATAGGCAGCTCGGGCGTTAAACAGGACACTCTTTCAATAAGGCACGACGTCGACCTGTTTCACTTAACGAGATATTCGTATGCAAAATGACAATAAACGCTTTGTACCCCGCGACCGCAACGGGCACCCACCTGCCTGCGCGCCGGGTTATAAAACCTCGGTAGCGCGCTCGCCCCAGCAGGCACTGGTGAGCATGCAACAACCCACGGCATCAGAGCTGACCGGCCCAGATTTCAGCCACCTGCGCATGGGCCCCCACGATAACGACCTGCTGCTGAACTTTCGCCAGGACCCAAGCCAGGGCGGGCTACCCCAGGGTGAGCGGATTATCATGTTTGGCCGGGTGGTCGATCAGTTCGGCAAGCCTATTCCACACACTCTGGTGGAAATGTGGCAGGCCAACGCGGGCGGGCGCTATCGCCATAAAAACGATAAGTATCTGGCACCACTAGACCCCAACTTCGGCGGCGTAGGGCGCTGTTTGACCGATGAGCAGGGCTTTTACCGTTTCCGTACTATCAAGCCCGGCCCCTACCCGTGGCCCAACGATATGAATAGCTGGCGGCCTGCGCATATTCACGTCTCGGTCACCGGCCCTTCGATCTCTACTCGTCTGATCACTCAGATGTATTTTGAGTGCGATCCGTTGATTCCCCTGTGCCCCATCGTGCACACGCTCAAAGATCCGCTTGCGGTTGAGACGATGATTGGGCGGCTTGATATGGCCCACAGCAAACCAATGGATTGCCTCGCCTATCGCTTTGACGTGGTGGTGCGCGGCGAGCTGCAGACCTATTTTGAAAACCAATAGCCGAAAACCAATAAGGGCAGGGGATACATCATGAATCAGCCTAACAGCCAGCCGACCAGCGACCTGATGCTGCGTGAAACCGCCTCGCAAACGGCCGGCCCCTATGTGCACATTGGCCTTGCCCTCGCTGCGGCTGGCAACCCGGTGCGGGATGAAGAGATCTGGAACCAGATGGCCAAGCCTGAAGCCGAGGGCGAGCATATTGAAGTCGTAGGGATCGTTATCGACGGCAACGGCGATCTAGTCCGCGATGCTTTCGTGGAAGCGTGGCAAGCCGATGCTAACGGCGACTACCAAGCCGATTACGACCTGAGCAAAGCGTTTAACAGCTTCGGCCGCACTGCCACCACCTTCGATCATGGCAGCGAGTGGTCGTTAACCACCATCAAGCCCGGCGCGGTGAAGCACTCCAGCGGTCAACCAATGGCGCCGCATATCAACCTGACGCTGTTCGCCCGCGGGGTGAATATTCACCTGCAAACGCGGCTCTATTTTGACGATGAAACCGATGCTAACGCCAAGTGCCCGGTGCTTTCCCGCATTGAGTCACCGGCCCGCCGCCAAACCTTGATCGCCAAACGAGAAGAAACTGATGGCAAGGTGCGTTATCGCTTTGATATCCGCCTGCAAGGGCAGGGCGAGACGGTGTTTTTTGATTTTTGACCAGGTTTTATACAATCTTTAACAACTGAAAAGCGCTGCGGAATTAACCCACAGCGCTTTTTTATTGCTTACACGCCATAAAAAGTTGTGAAGTGCTGAATATCTTCACGCTCAGTAATAAAGCCGTTTTCAGGTGCTTCAGTGTCTTCATAGCCCAGTGCTATACCGCAAAGTAGCAGAGCGTTTTTATCCAGTTTCAGCTCCTCTCGAATAATGGTGTGGTACCAAGCAAAGGCAGCCTGTGGGCAGGTATGCAGCCCCTGGCCACGTCCGGCCAACATCACACTTTGGATAAACATGCCGCAGTCCATAAAGCTGCCGGTTTCCAGGCGGCGATCCATGGTGATGAAAAGCCCCACGGGTGCATCGAAAAAGTGAAAATTCCGCCGCGCCTGAGCTTCGCGCTTAGCTTTATCGTCGCGTCCAATGCCCAGCGTTTCATAGAGCCCAAAGCCACAGCGACGGCGGCGTTCCAGATAGGGTTCTAACCAGTTTTGCGGGTAGTAGTGATACTCGGGGGGATCGCTTTGGCCTTGATCAACGGCATCTAAGAGCCGCTGGCATAGCTGGTCTTTAGCGCTACCCGCCACCACATGCACTTGCCAAGGCTGGATATTACTACCGCTGGGCGCTCGGCTCGCAACCTGCAAAATATGCATAATCGTTGCGCGGTCGATGGGGGTGTCGAGAAAGCGGCGCACCGATTTTCGGCTGGTGATGGCGGTATCTACATGCATGCGGGCACTCCCTAAAAGAGTCGCGCGGCGCTTTGACACTTGCATGCCGCGCGAATTGGAATGGCGTTATTGGGCGACCAAGTGACAGCGGCTTTCTTCCAGCGATTGGAAGGCTTCTTCACCCGGAATCGTGCGTAGTATTTCGTAAAGATCCCACTCGCTAGTGGAGGCCTCAGGCGTTTTCACTCTGGCTAGGTACATATCATGCACCATGCGACCATCGTCACGAATGTAGCCGTTCGTGGCGAACATGTCGTTAATGGGGGTGTTTTGCATCATGGCGCGAACGGTGGCTGAGTCGTCCGTGCCACTCGCTTCAACAGCATTTAAATAGTGCATAACACTGGAGTAAACGCCTGCCTGTACCATGGTTGGCATTCGGCCAGTGCGCTCATGATAGCGCTCTGCCCACTCACGTGAAGCCTCATTCAAATCCCAGTACCAACCTGTCGTTAGCTGCATACCTTGAGTGCTTTCTAAGCCCAGCGCGTGAATATCGTTTAAAAACACCATTAACCCTGCGAGTGATTGACCGGACTGCGCCAAGCCAAATTGCCCCGCTGTGCTGATAGCATTAACGGTGTCGGCCCCCGCATTCGCCAGCCCTACGATCTTAGCGCCTGAGCTTTGCGCTTGAAGGACATACGAGGAGAAGTCGCTGGTATTTAGCGGGTGGCGCACGCTACCCAATACTTCGCCTCCATGCGCTTCCACGACGGCGGTAACGTCACTTTCCAGCGAGTGACCGAAGGCGTAGTCAGCGGTAATCATGTACCAGCTATCACCCCCTTCTTCGAGTATCGCTTTAGCGGCACCATTAGACATGGCGTAAGTATCGTAGACCCACTGCACATGGTTGGGGGTGCAGTACTCATTGGTGATGCTCAGTGCAGCGGCACCCGCCACCATGGCAAGCTTATCGTTTTCAGCCAGAAGCTGCGTGGCAGCGATAGTCACCGACGAGGCCACCATGCCTGCGACCATATCGACATTACGTTGGTCAATCCATTCACGTACGGTATTGGCACCCACATCAGCGCTGTTTCGGTCATCACCACTAAACACCACTATCGGTGCGCCG from Halomonas sp. 7T harbors:
- a CDS encoding CoA-transferase subunit beta; the protein is MSFEYTSSEMMSVTAARALENGMTCFVGIGLPSEAANLARLTHAPDVVLIYESGTLQTKPAILPLSIGDGELCESALTTVAVPEMFRYWLQGGKINVGFLGTAQIDRFANLNTTLIGDYKAPKVRLPGGGGAPEIATNAGEVFITLKHSKRAFVKDVDFVTTLGFGRDGKGRDNVPNIGKGPTRVITDLCVMKPDPETKELVVVSLHPGVTREDVIDATGWEVRFAEQLESTPEPSANELEILRELKARTERAHAGA
- the pcaF gene encoding 3-oxoadipyl-CoA thiolase — encoded protein: MRDVFLCHPRRTAVGRFGGTLASVRPDDFAASIFKAVLAEAPDLDPAAIEEVFMGCANQAGEDNRNVARMSSLLAGLPTSVPGTTMNRLCGSGMDAVGTAFRAIKAGEMELALAGGVESMSRAPYVMGKADSAFARTQKIEDTTIGWRLINPLMKKAFGVDSMPETAENVAEQFSISREDQDAFALRSQQKAAAAQKAGRFAQEITAIEIPRRKQEALIFDTDEHLRETTLEKLAGLPTPFRAGGSVTAGNASGVNDGAAAMLVASEAAVKQHGLKPMAKVIGMATAGVEPRIMGYGPVPAVQKLLKRTGISMDDIDVFEFNEAFAAQALACMRDLGLKDDDPRVNPNGGAIALGHPLGMSGARLLMTAAHELQNSGKRYALCTMCVGVGQGIATLIERV
- a CDS encoding alpha/beta fold hydrolase; the protein is MAFYSINGRSVAYRLLGAEVNPLVVLAHPLGMSQAVWDDVIPALLPRYRVLTWDLPGHGASQAVSGEQITPADLAAEALALVELAGAQRFHFAGTSIGGVVGQQLIAEHSDRLLSATLTNTGAVIGNPDLWNTRADRVRHEGLMAMSQEIVPRWFAPAAFEESPALKAGWCTQMGRGDDESYAQLCEMLGRDTFTGKLAAKNAKVQLFGGSEDMATPPATLEALAAELDGAPLEIVDGVGHVPSVEAPVLFAQKLLAVLATDLGDVANHGVAYATGLETRKQVLGEEHVARSTANANSLDAPFQQMITRLAWGELWSNDDLTRRERSMITTGILAALGREELTLHLKTAQRIGLSEAELRQVLMHVAIYGGVPAANHAFALAKELGWGESFR
- the pcaQ gene encoding pca operon transcription factor PcaQ, producing the protein MLNARIKLRHLQAFLEVARLRSFARAAERLSISQPGISKTIRELEDTLAVSLFERTPLGVSLSQAGLTLLRHAGPAVRALEEGVDALQSQQKGADWLRIGALSTVESQLVPEALRRWQANTMTERGAQVVTGTSAFLLSRLRRGELDIVVGRMTEAREINDLSFEHLYYERLQLVVRHDHPLLALPTLTAESISNYPWVVPPPQTTLRHQVDSFCVRHAIAVPAQRIETLSLALGQRYALSGDAIWIAPEEAVRIAIDRGELCELALPLELHGGSVGLCSNRSLLPTLAAEAFCEALREVAADVVVGHRDKSHNP
- the pcaH gene encoding protocatechuate 3,4-dioxygenase subunit beta, which encodes MQNDNKRFVPRDRNGHPPACAPGYKTSVARSPQQALVSMQQPTASELTGPDFSHLRMGPHDNDLLLNFRQDPSQGGLPQGERIIMFGRVVDQFGKPIPHTLVEMWQANAGGRYRHKNDKYLAPLDPNFGGVGRCLTDEQGFYRFRTIKPGPYPWPNDMNSWRPAHIHVSVTGPSISTRLITQMYFECDPLIPLCPIVHTLKDPLAVETMIGRLDMAHSKPMDCLAYRFDVVVRGELQTYFENQ
- the pcaG gene encoding protocatechuate 3,4-dioxygenase subunit alpha, translating into MNQPNSQPTSDLMLRETASQTAGPYVHIGLALAAAGNPVRDEEIWNQMAKPEAEGEHIEVVGIVIDGNGDLVRDAFVEAWQADANGDYQADYDLSKAFNSFGRTATTFDHGSEWSLTTIKPGAVKHSSGQPMAPHINLTLFARGVNIHLQTRLYFDDETDANAKCPVLSRIESPARRQTLIAKREETDGKVRYRFDIRLQGQGETVFFDF
- a CDS encoding nitroreductase, which translates into the protein MHVDTAITSRKSVRRFLDTPIDRATIMHILQVASRAPSGSNIQPWQVHVVAGSAKDQLCQRLLDAVDQGQSDPPEYHYYPQNWLEPYLERRRRCGFGLYETLGIGRDDKAKREAQARRNFHFFDAPVGLFITMDRRLETGSFMDCGMFIQSVMLAGRGQGLHTCPQAAFAWYHTIIREELKLDKNALLLCGIALGYEDTEAPENGFITEREDIQHFTTFYGV
- a CDS encoding ABC transporter substrate-binding protein, with product MFALKKQPLVIALSIAFASGFSSAQASISDNEIRIGYLSDMSGPYRDLAGPGGLEALNMAVEDYGGEINGAPIVVFSGDDRNSADVGANTVREWIDQRNVDMVAGMVASSVTIAATQLLAENDKLAMVAGAAALSITNEYCTPNHVQWVYDTYAMSNGAAKAILEEGGDSWYMITADYAFGHSLESDVTAVVEAHGGEVLGSVRHPLNTSDFSSYVLQAQSSGAKIVGLANAGADTVNAISTAGQFGLAQSGQSLAGLMVFLNDIHALGLESTQGMQLTTGWYWDLNEASREWAERYHERTGRMPTMVQAGVYSSVMHYLNAVEASGTDDSATVRAMMQNTPINDMFATNGYIRDDGRMVHDMYLARVKTPEASTSEWDLYEILRTIPGEEAFQSLEESRCHLVAQ